One genomic window of Cannabis sativa cultivar Pink pepper isolate KNU-18-1 chromosome 2, ASM2916894v1, whole genome shotgun sequence includes the following:
- the LOC115718510 gene encoding putative F-box protein At3g44060, whose protein sequence is MDDNGWKKRAKSTSMVGGEDRISKLTDSVILHILSFLPTDQVVKTCILSKRWKLIWYAVPTLFFSNDIASELEWKQSRQKFYSYVDKYLKHRKKAMYYIVDSVITSFDLDMYDFYQRSKAGILDKWLAFAIENKVKELHLRIGLERKNNRFYPEYYCLPKVVENGTYLTVLELKCLELDSSHSFSFPFLKALSLEEIQQSDKAKDDVVFKFLLGCRCLEKLRLHKYEFLRSGDKIPLQSLSLKFLELTYTTNLDGLQVEAINLESLVITCRFPSNIDFSACKKIRNLSFDGTVLVFDAIKPPSLNALISYYPLLENLTLTFRPKQYEKHLRISSQQLKSFSFKNCHFEPCNITIESVPKLSYFCYEGYIDLTISIESSNSLSGKIVICKEDYDAAWYIDMLNFLLNLNCSWNTISLHVEECEALIWPEKFTRVCRSPLLNWKHLKVITKCNNPEIISDLKDSLIWISPSLETLSINKMQIF, encoded by the exons ATGGATGATAATGGCTGGAAGAAAAGGGCTAAAAGTACATCAATGGTGGGTGGTGAAGACAGAATTTCGAAACTTACTGATTCAGTGATCTTACACATTCTATCGTTTCTCCCAACTGATCAAGTGGTTAAAACATGCATTCTTTCGAAACGTTGGAAGCTCATCTGGTATGCAGTCCCCACACTCTTTTTCTCCAATGATATTGCCAGTGAACTCGAATGGAAACAGAGTCGACAAAAGTTTTATAGTTATGTGGATAAGTATTTGAAACACCGAAAGAAAGCTATGTATTATATTGTTGATTCAGTCATAACTAGTTTTGATCTTGACATGTATGATTTCTATCAAAGAAGTAAAGCTGGTATATTAGATAAATGGTTAGCTTTTGCAATTGAGAATAAGGTCAAGGAATTACATCTTAGGATAGGCCTAGAGAGAAAGAATAATAGGTTCTATCCTGAGTACTACTGCTTACCCAAAGTTGTAGAGAATGGAACATATTTGACTGTTTTGGAGTTGAAGTGTTTAGAATTGGATTCTTCTCATTCATTTAGTTTTCCATTTTTAAAAGCTTTGTCATTGGAAGAAATTCAGCAATCAGATAAAGCAAAAGATGATGTTGTGTTTAAGTTTTTGTTGGGTTGTCGTTGTCTTGAGAAATTGCGGTTACATAAGTATGAATTCTTGCGCAGTGGTGATAAGATTCCGCTGCAAAGTTTAAGCCTTAAGTTCTTGGAACTGACATATACAACAAATCTAGATGGCTTGCAAGTTGAAGCCATAAATCTTGAATCTTTGGTAATAACATGTCGATTCCCGAGTAATATAGATTTCTCTGCTTGCAAGAAAATTAGAAATCTCTCATTTGATGGTACTGTTTTGGTTTTCGATGCTATTAAGCCGCCATCGTTAAATGCTCTTATTTCttattatcctcttcttgagaaTTTGACTTTGACATTCAGACCTAAACAATATGAAAAACATCTTAGAATCTCGAGTCAACAGTTGAAAAGTTTCAGTTTTAAGAATTGTCACTTTGAACCGTGCAATATTACAATTGAATCAGTTCCAAAGTTATCATACTTTTGTTATGAAGGTTATATCGATCTAACCATATCAATAGAGTCATCTAATTCCTTGAGTGGAAAAATTGTGATTTGTAAGGAAGATTATGATGCAGCCTGGTATATTGATATGTTGAATTTTCTTTTGAATCTCAATTGCTCTTGGAATACTATTAGCCTACATGTTGAAGAATGCGAG GCTCTCATTTGGCCCGAAAAGTTCACGAGGGTATGTCGTTCTCCATTGCTCAATTGGAAGCATCTCAAAGTTATTACTAAATGTAATAATCCTGAAATAATATCAGATTTGAAGGACTCGTTGATTTGGATTTCACCATCCTTAGAAACATTGTCTATTAACAAAATGCAGATATTTTAG
- the LOC115718411 gene encoding uncharacterized protein LOC115718411 produces the protein MFMYYPEYYYCLPKVVDNATYLTVLELDGVELDTSCSFSFPSLKILSLEEIHQADTSKDNVDVVFKFLLGCPCLEKLRLHNYEFLRGDGKLPLQSLGLKFLELKRTDNQDDLRIEAINLESLVISGDSADNVNLSACKKIRNLSFDDTGDIFELSLNALISNYPLLENLTLRFKYTNDEHLKISGQCLKFFNFKNLCCKPCNITIESAPKLGYFCYEGYLDLSILIEPSNSLSGKIVICEGYNDGYNGYDSIWFTDMLNFLLNLNCSWNAISLHVKEYEALIWPEKLKRVCRSPLLNWKHLKVITNYGNPERISDLKESLTWIRLL, from the exons ATGTTTATGTACTACCCTGAGTACTACTACTGCTTACCCAAAGTAGTAGACAATGCAACATATTTGACAGTTTTGGAGTTAGATGGGGTAGAGTTGGACACTTCTTGTTCATTTAGTTTTCCGTCTTTGAAAATTTTGTCATTGGAAGAAATTCACCAAGCAGAtacttcaaaagataatgtggATGTGGTGTTTAAGTTTTTGTTGGGTTGTCCTTGTCTTGAGAAATTGCGGTTACATAATTATGAATTCTTGCGCGGTGATGGTAAGCTCCCACTGCAAAGTTTAGGCCTTAAGTTCTTGGAACTGAAAAGAACAGATAATCAGGATGATTTACGAATTGAAGCTATAAATCTTGAATCTTTAGTAATAAGTGGTGATTCTGCAGACAATGTAAATCTCTCTGCTTGCAAGAAAATTAGAAATCTCTCATTTGATGATACTGGTGATATTTTCGAGCTATCATTAAATGCTCTTATTTCtaattatcctcttcttgagaaTTTGACTTTGAGATTCAAGTATACAAATGATGAACATCTCAAAATCTCGGGTCAATGcttgaaatttttcaattttaagaaTCTTTGCTGTAAACCGTGCAATATTACAATTGAATCAGCTCCTAAATTAGGATACTTTTGTTATGAAGGTTATCTTGATCTAAGCATATTGATAGAGCCATCTAATTCCTTGAGTGGAAAAATTGTGATTTGTGAGGGATACAATGATGGATATAATGGCTATGATAGTATTTGGTTTACAGATATGCTGAATTTTCTTTTGAATCTCAATTGCTCTTGGAATGCGATTAGCCTACATGTTAAAGAATATGAG GCTCTCATTTGGCCAGAAAAATTGAAGAGGGTGTGTCGTTCTCCATTGCTTAATTGGAAGCATCTCAAAGTTATTACTAATTATGGTAATCCTGAAAGAATATCGGATTTGAAGGAGTCGTTGACGTGGATTCGCCTTCTTTAG
- the LOC115720833 gene encoding uncharacterized protein LOC115720833, producing MVKAYKQEYTYRHPWERVTSASWRKFADPENKRILSHILEVDTLNYKLDSDSGKLYTTRAITIHAPGPWFVRKIIGQDICHCVESIVVDGHSRSMQLTTRNISLQKFIEVQEKIQYDPHPDNPDSWTMCRQETSIQIKPLSALASMAEKVEQRCAERFVQNSAKGREVMERICKYLEAESGGISL from the exons ATGGTTAAAGCATACAAACAAGAGTATACATACAGGCACCCATGGGAGCGGGTAACTTCTGCATCTTGGCGAAAATTTGCTGACCCTGAGAACAAACGAATCTTATCCCATATCCTTGAAGTTGATACACTCAATTACAAGCTTGACTCTGATTCTGGAAAGCTTTACACCACTCGTGCTATCACTATCCATGCTCCTGGACCGTGGTTTGTTCGCAAAATCATCGGCCAGGATATCT GTCATTGTGTTGAATCAATCGTTGTAGATGGTCATTCACGGTCGATGCAATTGACCACTCGTAATATCAGCCTTCAGAAGTTCATAGAAGTGCAGGAGAAGATTCAGTATGATCCCCATCCAGATAATCCAGATAGTTGGACGATGTGTCGACAGGAGACTAGCATTCAGATTAAGCCTTTGTCGGCATTGGCATCAATGGCGGAGAAGGTGGAACAGCGATGTGCGGAGAGATTTGTGCAAAATAGTGCCAAGGGTAGAGAGGTTATGGAGAGGATCTGTAAGTATCTCGAGGCCGAGTCGGGCGGTATTTCTCTTTGA
- the LOC133034175 gene encoding secreted RxLR effector protein 161-like, with translation MTNQYYLSKDQCPKTTAEKESMSEVPYSSAVGSVMYLMVSTRPDLAYAISVLSKYMANPGKQHWEAMKWLLRYLFGSTEVGLNYKRRDNSRMITGYSDADYAGGRDSRKSTSPYFFTLWENCINWKVQLQPVVALSTTESEYVAVTEAIWLKGLLEEIKLLDEEPIIYSDSQSCIHLCKNPVFHDRTKHVEIKYHFIRDKVTQKVVQIEKVPTEENPSNIGTKVVPLTKFKHCLDLLGVGNGG, from the coding sequence ATGACTAATCAGTACTATCTAAGCAAAGATCAATGTCCTAAAACTACAGCTGAGAAAGAATCTATGAGTGAAGTGCCTTATTCAAGTGCAGTGGGATCTGTGATGTACCTAATGGTCAGTACTAGACCAGATTTAGCCTATGCCATTAGTGTACTAAGTAAGTACATGGCTAACCCAGGTAAACAACACTGGGAGGCTATGAAGTGGCTGCTAAGATACCTATTCGGATCTACAGAAGTGGGATTAAACTACAAGAGAAGGGATAATAGTAGAATGATCACTGGGTACAGTGATGCAGACTATGCAGGTGGCAGAGATAGTAGAAAATCTACCTCTCCCTATTTCTTTACACTATGGGAGAATTGTATCAACTGGAAAGTACAACTGCAGCCTGTTGTAGCACTATCTACAACAGAATCTGAGTATGTAGCTGTTACAGAGGCTATTTGGCTTAAGGGATTACTAGAAGAAATTAAACTACTAGATGAAGAACCTATAATCTACTCAGACAGCCAAAGTTGTATCCACTTGTGTAAGAATCCTGTCTTTCACGACAGAACCAAACATGTGGAAATTAAGTATCACTTTATACGAGATAAAGTGACACAGAAGGTTGTACAGATAGAGAAAGTTCCCACTGAAGAGAATCCTTCTAATATCGGTACTAAGGTGGTACCCTTAACAAAGTTCAAGCACTGCTTGGACTTGTTAGGGGTTGGTAATGGTGGATGA